CCTAAAACTAAATTCAGAATAGCTGAGTTCGTCGAAGAAAAATTAGAGGCAATGCACTAAAATGAAATTCTAAATAACTGAGTCAGTTGAAGAAAAATAGAAGTGATGCTCTAAAATTAATGATCACTACATAGTTGAGTGTCCAGATTCATACATTATTGGAGGTTGAATATACGAAAAACTATGTTTTTCTTTGAGTATGAAACACAAAAGAGATAAAAATATTCCAAAAAATCAGAATACTAAAACATTCTACGAAAGGTTGCAATATCATACTCTACAAATATTAATTATAAAAATACTAAATGAAAATTTTAAGTTTTAAATTTGAGTATGAAACACAAAAGAGATAGAAATATCCTGAAACTCGGTCTATAAAATATATCATACTTTTCAATATTAATTAGAAAAAGTTATCTATGTTTAAAAGTTATCCTATGCTAATTACAACTTAAACAAAATTACTTTTAGTGTTTTATTTATTTCCTAAATGATTTTTATTTATGTTAGatgttttactaattattgatttTTTCTTAGAATTTtggataaaagaaaaggaataaaTAATAaggttaaataattgaatttaaaaatattatatttttagtggatagagtttatttttgtgattattatgatatctcatttatatttttctgatttaaaacgaATTAGATATGAATTTGCAAAGTCTAAATCATTTCCTGGAATTTGAATTAAATGGAAAATacataataattaccctaaatattcTTAAATTATTATATATTTGGGATCTTAATATTTTAGATAAACTTTTTATCTATTTGAGTGTCGCACATATAATGATAATCTTCAAATCAAAGGTAATTAAATAAGTTACCCACATGTGTCATGTATTATTTATCTAAATATTTTGGTAGTTATATAGATGTATTATTTCTTATCACATCATCCAATTTCCATgaaattataatatctttgtgctgATCATTTGGCTTAATGAAGACGATGCCcttgcatttgcgagggccactatgCTAGTTAAGTACTTAATAGTTTAATGAGCATTATTTTAAATGTAATTATAACTTAATATTCAACACCTATTTTTAAAAAACTTAAGATTTAATCAAAGGGAAAAAGTTATTTCTCAAGCAATCGAACAACACCCAGTTAAGAATGCCACAGGTATCTTCCAATTGACGTCACATCAcgtggtcctagttgtgccacgtCGCCCTCTATCTGTAACACACGAAAATTGTTGCATTCCCCATACCCCAAACCATTCATTTTGTCCATTCCCTACGCATGAGAGGAGGGGAGACACCGGAGGTGTGAGAGGAGATGCGTCACAAGTTATTTCTTTTTTCATGTTGATGCACACTGCATTTGTGTAGATGCTTTATTCTGTAGCTAACCAAGTTTCGAGTTAATTTCGACTACCAATGTTTGGCTACACCAGAGTTATGTAGATTACATATCCTTAGTCCCACAAGTTTACTACTTTTATGTCTCCTTTTTTTGGACTACAAGCAACTACATTATTGTGTGTACTTGTCATGGTAATTAGAAAAATACAAGCAACTACAGGTAACAACATCACAAAATATTTGGTACTGCAAAATATCTTTTCCTGCTATGAAAAACCTGTCCATTAATCCAGTTGCTACTGAGTCATAGACTTTATTATATCATTGCCCTATACCGCCGTAAATAATTATATACAAATTACTACGTACGAAATTAGTAACACAAACGGATTGTAGTATAACGGTAGTACTTCCCGATCAATTCCACTTCATACGTTCGATTCACTTATATGCCTGTTTTTTTCCTATTTGTTGAACTAGTTTGTTGCTTTTCTACATTGACATTGACAACCTGGTCCCACCACTAATCAATGACGGACTAATGTACCACAAACTCAATTTCGTCATCAGGATTATCCGTGACGGTTAACCATGACACAATTTCATGTCGTCATGCATGTATGATTATACATGACAAAAAAAGCCAATCAGTCACCTACTTACCTTAATACATGACAGACTAGACATTTTTCATCAGGAAATTTGTCACTGAATATGATATCTGGCGTAGTGAAATTTCCCCACACCCCCACCCCTCACCTCTGCCGCCGACGGTCGCCAGCACGGCCTCGCACCCATTCTGTCCTCCCCCTCTCCCTCCCTGCTGATAAACCGGCGGCGCTCGACCACGGGCCCTTCTTTCCATAGTGTTTACGATGTGGGAGATGACCGGGGCTGGTACCACCATCACCATGGCGGCCCCGTCGTAGGTGCGCCTAGCACCTTGATCTAGAAGCCCCCGTCACTGACATTCGGGCCGTACTTTTCTTCCTGAGCAATGCCCTGGCCCCGGATCCGTGCCGAGCAGGGTGCACACGCCCACGAGCATCAAGGCCAACACCTATTCGGGAGATTGCGCAACCAAAGACCAGGTATGCTGCTCCATCAATCCTCGCAAACATAGTGGATATCGAGGGCTCAAATTTTGACATTAGTTAATTATGTTGTGTAGAACACCATTGATAGCTCGGGCGAGTTTTACTACAATTATTTTGTCGACATGTCTGAAGAGTCCTCTGAACGATGGCACTGCAATCATCGTGGTCATGGCCGCAATCATCGGGCAGCTCCAAGTGGACGAAGGATTGATCTACGTCGGATCCTTGCCTGGCAAGGCAGGGGCGTTGGATCGagacaaggtggccggccacatcTGGCTtgacaaggactacttccacccgACGGATGCAATCTTCAGTCCTCCCCAATTCTGGAGGCGGTACCAGATCAGGAGTCTTATTTTCATGAGGATCATGCACGGCGTGCTAGGCGTAGCCGACTACTTCAAGTTGAAGAGAGATACCGCCGATAAAATTGGCTTTTCGCCCTATCAAAAATGCACTACAGCTCTTAGGATGCTTGCGTATGGGATATCTAGCGATCTCGTTGATGAGTACGTGTGCCTGAGTGATTCCACATGCCTAGAGGCCATGTATAGGTTTTGTCGTGCCGTAGTGAAAGCATTTGGGAGTGTCTACTTTTGTGAGCCTAATATGGAGGACACGACCTGACTGTTGGATATCAACACTGCCATAGGGTTTTCGGGGAAGCTTggtagcatagattgcatgcactggcagTGAAAGAACTGCCCAATAGGTTGGTAAGGGCAGTTCCAAGGGCACGCCGAGGGGTGCACTGTCATCCTTGAGggatttggcactccttctttgGGTTGGCTGGCTtcaacaatgatatcaatgtgcttCAGCGTTCTCCAGTGTTAGTTAGGCTTGCCGAGGGCAATGCCCCACAGATCTCATTTGTGGCAAAAATAACCACACCTATACCAAAGGATACTATCTTGCCGATTGTATCTATCCTGAGTGGTCCACTTTTGTGAAGAAAATCATCGTTCCGAAGGGCGAGTTTGAGGATGCTTTTGCGAAAGAACACGATGCATGAGGAAGGACGTGGAGTGACCTTTTGGTGTGCTACAAGCTAGATGTGCCATTGTATGGTATCCTGCAAGAACATGGAGCAGGAAGATGATGAACTAGGTGATAACTGCTTGCGTGATAATGCACACCATGATTCTTGAGGATGAGCGCACTAATACACATATTTATGATTTAGATTGGGAAGACTGGAGATTTGGTGTTCAGCCCAATCCAGGGCTAGCAACATTCTAAGAATCTCTCCATGTTCATCATGAAATTCATGATAGAGACACCCACAATGCACTTTAGGCCGATCACGTAAAGCATGTGTGGGTGCATCGTGGTCACCACCAATGCCTCCGGTTTAGATGTTCAACTATGTATGTATTGTGTTGAACTTTTTGTGTGTTTAACTTGTGTGTGGAACTACTTGTGCTTGGAACTATTTGTATTTGTGTTATACTTTTTGGGTGTGTCGATGAATATGAGGCCgaaattctaaaaaaaaaacaGTCCATTTTAAGACCAAAACGTTCGAAAAATGACCTCTGCGACCTCGCGCGGCCGAAATGGCGAGAGATTTGCTCTCAGAAAATGCTCCACCCCGGACCGTTGGGTATGCTCTTAGGCGGACAAACGGTTTTCCTGTATATACCATGTGCCCAAGCCCAAGTAGGCAGTgtgcagccaaaacgacggtaagaTTACATGATAGTagtattagggcatctccagcggcgcgacagcGACCGTTTGCATCCGCAcagaccgaaaatgcgtctggcaccctctcTAGTGGGGCGACacaaagtgatcgggccgtccgcggagacgcaaacctggcccaaatatgcgccaggtttgcgtctccgcggacgctccgtGGTCGCGCCTagcgtccgctcgcttccccacgGGCCCTCATGGCAGCGACCCAGGTTCGATCGGCCTCGAATTCACAACGTGCCGATCAACCGCCGCAATGGAGCACCGAACCGCcgcaatggagcgccgaaccaccgcggaagagcaaccgccgcctCTTCGTTATACGCGCCGCCGTTAATGCCCGTAGATTATAACCCCTGCGTctacggtaattcaagttcagccgcctccttcttcctcctcttattcttctccaacaccggcatgCCATGAGCGACTACACGCTGTCGTCCGACTCGGACAGCGAGGGCAAGTCGCCCGGATTTCTGCATTGGTGGGAATCCCCTGCGACGCCAAGCGATCCGGGCTCCACGCCCAGCGACCCTGCCTCCACgccgagtgaggaggaggaggaggacggaggcagCAATGCCAGCGAAggccaggaggaggacggaggcggcgctggcagcgacgccgaggacgaggaggggcaggaggaggaggaggactccgacaccaagttcgcccggttggaggcgcaggaggcggcggacgacaaggcggcggcaaggaagaagtccagggccCGGGCAAGGGCGCTGGCGCGGGCGGCGTGTCGTTGTCGTCAtcgtccgttcaccgacgacgatgacgaagacgccatttcttccagttcactggtggaaaaaagggctttggtcgcggttggcaactgccattagtcgcggtggcgcaaccgcgaccaaagctgcgcgactaaaggcccccccctttagtcgcggttccttacgaaccgcgactaaaggcccgtccacgtgggccgcaggcgagcgccagggcggaggacctttagtcgcggttcttctggccagccgcgactaaaggcctccgcagggtttagggttttagcccccctccccctaaatctggtttctttttaatttgtattattttatttcttttgggttttaattttgaaggagtttcacatattctacggtactgtatacatacatgcatatgaatgtacaatttcaaacaaatttgaaattagaaccaaaaagaattcaagaggaatatacaatatatattcaatatcggatcaccatatacaatatatattcaatatcggatgaccatatacaattttgaacaagttagttacaaattctggtgcatataaagttctacgtcatcgtaatagtgttctcctttaggatcgatgacttccctcgccaaccatccagctagttcctcttgaagtggtcggaagcgagcttctggactaagcgtcttccggaggttattcctcaggatgttgttctcacacgtctggtcccgctcattgcagtatctccggatcctctcacaaacatagtatccacatagattggtccccggtggctgagtatccccagtcgtccgcactgccattttaaaagatagctcttttttgaattcaccgaccttggtatctacgaaccgtctccaaaccctacgaggcaaagaaaattaaataaacaagagagttattaattagttacttgatattaggaaatgatgaacgaaataggccgatcgatatagagcgcaaatgaatgaaaataattacttttgcaacatttttctcatgtcgccccaaagcgccggatccatattcagagagtcgtggacgagaactgaggaggtctgaactttaattaccataagaatccagtggaacctgcggacacgatacatgcacagtcatgcataactcatcgattagccacataccatgcatggagtaaacaaaagagaatgtgctcaagacagaaacactcacccaaaatggtaaggaaatagaatatcacttttctgttgctgttttctaataaaccgccacaggtcatcctccacgtcggcggggtggtgttctaacacatgtgaattaacgatgtgtgggtcaatgaacccaacatcatggatgttccttattcgcatttcccgcttcttcattctgcataatagcgtacacaacaagatagttaggacagtgcaggcaatgaacgagatggggtagaaattaataaatcacttacagaacgtagcaactgatgatagatttgtcgaggtcgcgcagattgaacagctggaacaattcactcagaggaatttgtacccagtaatgtttgaagtgatgctcatatctaacttccgcatagatatagtctttggcgtttttatgttttatgtaacccttgtaccaatttagcagacctagcatttgtcgaggtagatccccttcctgcgcaggctcgacgagagggccattcttcacatatgtaaatactacgtccttcattggcgcctcatcaaggcctagcagtgcacgaagagtgatacctaactcggccgcttgttctctggcactcgttacagtcaatccatgtgctgccgcagctgctacgatatcgggggcatccggatcggcggcttgcactatgagcggggcgatcgattgtttactttgttccccgagctgggcaacttctttccccctttctaattttgactcggcctcgtccttcacggctttcttctccgccaactctttcctgttcttgaacgcgagtgcttgcctacgaagttcacgtaaatagtcgtcagcagattcttcgcggcttgggacggtgtgttcaaaaatgacttagcccactgcttttccttgtcagaatatactggcttgggctcgccctctattttcctcttgacgctcgccttccatttctctaaatcagcagccgcgcccgcctcgacttcctcggcactactttcccaaggcctcgtggggagaggcttcagtgatacctccggtacctttgttttcttaggtacgtaagggtccgggttaataacccaggactgcttctgcttcttcgccggaggtggattggggggcggtaccggtgtctgatcacccgccggacgaggactggggggcggcggcgtgggctgacgtgaatgaggtgtattaggtgaagcaccaccgccaccgtcaccgccaccgccaccgtcaccgccaccgccaccgccaccgtcaccgccaccgccaccaccaccaccgtacgggggtggactagGTGGCGCCtcgctggaaacttgataaatttcttcgccatagaatgaatcggcgcttgacatctccaagtcttttcaccccttcaggtgtagcaatgtcactgTCCAGGTTCTCCAACCCGCGGACTagctcctccaccgtcacacgagcatagccatcttgaatggggttgttgtggtggagtgctccagtggtaaagcaccgccgatggctaccttcatggacatgttcccgataggataatacagatgacatgctttcatctcctttatatcgtccacggggtagcgaggaggctccggtgcagtaatttcgaccaccagaggctccggtgcagtaatttctatcgtcggtgcaccagccggtgaggcctccgtggaagccacgctgcttcttctctgctggcttccgagatccattggatgatcttcagcatgctgcgcccgagctgcatctctttcggcgactagtacactcacggttttcttcatcacatccatttcagttaccaacttcgccacaacatctcgcatcccgatccatctttctcttacggcttcgtaaccgtacgggtcatcgttccgggaaccctattttccacggaatgggccccatgcctcgtatacgtcctccgtgttcaggattcccgagggcttttgtcagggcgtcgttctctctgttgaacctgatcctcccctcttgagcctccctcattgcctcaataagcttttgggtgggtgtaattattttgccctgataaacacactcccctgtctccgggttcagcgatcccccatgcccgtaccaccagcttttggcccttgggtcccatccctccgtacctggacggattcctcgcgccctcagctcgttctccatcttctcccacttaggctgccaaaagcgataccctcctggccccattttatgattgtactccttcttggccgcattttccttattttttctcgatagttcaaggaactgctccgatttcttttgcttcacaaattctggccaatcatgttgcagtttctcatattgtcctatgaaatccggagtcttgccctggttgacaaagtcatgggctagattttgcttgtatttccggaatgcgttggccatcctagaaagagcgaactgtttgactagcttgcgcctctccttgttttccgcaatcttgttaccctcctcatcgt
This Lolium perenne isolate Kyuss_39 chromosome 1, Kyuss_2.0, whole genome shotgun sequence DNA region includes the following protein-coding sequences:
- the LOC139831249 gene encoding uncharacterized protein translates to MKDVVFTYVKNGPLVEPAQEGDLPRQMLGLLNWYKGYIKHKNAKDYIYAEVRYEHHFKHYWVQIPLSELFQLFNLRDLDKSIISCYVLMKKREMRIRNIHDVGFIDPHIVNSHVLEHHPADVEDDLWRFIRKQQQKSDILFPYHFGFHWILMVIKVQTSSVLVHDSLNMDPALWGDMRKMLQKVWRRFVDTKVGEFKKELSFKMAVRTTGDTQPPGTNLCGYYVCERIRRYCNERDQTCENNILRNNLRKTLSPEARFRPLQEELAGWLAREVIDPKGEHYYDDVELYMHQNL